The following nucleotide sequence is from Halobacillus mangrovi.
TGCACGCCCATATAAACTCTAGTCATACCGATAATCAGAGCAATCAGAGCTAAAGATATGTTAATGATCCACTTCCATTGTGTTCTTAGCTGACTAATAAAGACAAGATAAATGATAAAAAAGTAGAAAACAAACGCCCCTGCCGCATGGCCACTAGGAAAACTTGACGTGGCTCCGTGATATTCCCCTAAGAATTCTGGTCGTTCTCTTCCAAATTGAGATTTTAATAAGGCGGTCAGTGAACTAATTCCACCCATACTTACTATAAAATAAATACCAACCCACCGGCTCATTTTAGAAAAGAATAATAAATATACGGCGAGCGCTAGAGAAGCGACCGTAATCAATATGACAGACCCGGCTTGCGTAACCACTTTAAGTATCGGTTCGAGACCATCAAAAGATGTGGCTCTTACGAAATCAAAAGCTTGTTGATCGATAGCGAATTTTTCCTCTTGTAAAACTCCTGCTGCCAGATCAATAAAATAATAAATGCTTCCTCCGAGAGAGAGAAAACCAAGGAGAATGATGATGACTGATGTTGGAGAAAGATCCGACAGTTTTGTTCCAGAAAAAAGCATACCTATACACCTCTATCTACGCTATTGTTTGCTAACTGTTTCCCTTCCGATGCACTTATGAAACAATCCATAAATTGGTTATCAACTGGGAAGACGATGGTGAAAACGGTCAATTTTATGCGATTTCCTAAGCAAGGAACCGGAAACAAAACTGCAGGCTAGAAGAACTTAAAGAAATTTTAGGAAGAATGAAAAGACGGAAAGCTGTATGGCAGCTTTCCGTCTTTTACAATTATTCAATACGTTCGTCTATTTGTTTACTCGTTTTTGAAATCGTGATTCTGTCTTCTCCTGTACTAGGCTGTACAGCATCTCTGCCTTTTTGGATATTCCGTTTAGACTTTGATTTTTTACTCATCACTCATTCAACTCCTGTAAAAAGTAATCGAACAATCTTATTTTTATCAGAAAGTCGTATAATTATGTGAAAGGAATCAACGAAATTCTGGAGGTTCTCACTCAAAGGCTAATAGGAATCGCTCACTCTCAGTCACATTCAGCCCATTTTCACACAAAACCGGTCAAAAACTGAAGAATACAACCAAGCCTACATTTGCTCCGCTTCCATAGCGTCTGCTTTCGTCGGATGAACCGTACCAAATGGGTGCTCAGGCGGGGCATAGATACTGTAAAGCTTAAGTGGTTGATTCCCCGTATTGGTTAGATTGTGCCATTTACCCGCTGGAACCATAATGGCATAGTCATCATAAACGTTTGCCTGAAAATCTAATTGGTCCTTTGTGTCCCCCATTTGAACCAGGCCCT
It contains:
- a CDS encoding phosphatase PAP2 family protein, whose amino-acid sequence is MLFSGTKLSDLSPTSVIIILLGFLSLGGSIYYFIDLAAGVLQEEKFAIDQQAFDFVRATSFDGLEPILKVVTQAGSVILITVASLALAVYLLFFSKMSRWVGIYFIVSMGGISSLTALLKSQFGRERPEFLGEYHGATSSFPSGHAAGAFVFYFFIIYLVFISQLRTQWKWIINISLALIALIIGMTRVYMGVHFFTDVAAGFLFALAWLLICIISLEVTLWHQRRRQEEGQMDYENKNQLIKNVPVSSPDGKKLE